From Herpetosiphonaceae bacterium, one genomic window encodes:
- a CDS encoding ATP-binding protein, translating into MIEQRAFEEEPVLGTTIADISMQHVTQHIDQARREGRLMRPEEATTPERFLRYHRCLTEVEGETVPTVAGILFFGNDPQRWLPYAEFVLGRFPGDKATSEQGRHLERYGGTLPEQIRSVEQFIVSHMERGFSIEEGPQRRERPQFPPVVLREMLVNAGGHRDYALTGAAVRVSMFPNRIEVASPGGPPVAAPLQGLMQSSHARNPTLMRLLWQVRFCEAFGLGLRTILETMAREDLPEPRIDVAAANFFISIEGHQPTGLSMELVERLSEPQLVLLKHLVKAGSLNPRQASALLPHRSERSIRSDLNGLVQMGVILRLGETRAVTYRLTSDVQRLPL; encoded by the coding sequence ATGATCGAGCAGCGCGCGTTTGAAGAAGAACCAGTACTGGGCACAACCATCGCCGACATCAGCATGCAGCACGTCACGCAGCATATCGACCAGGCCCGTCGGGAAGGTCGGCTCATGCGCCCCGAAGAGGCTACGACGCCGGAACGCTTCCTCCGGTACCACCGCTGCCTGACGGAGGTCGAGGGTGAAACGGTGCCCACCGTCGCCGGCATCCTCTTTTTTGGGAACGACCCGCAGCGCTGGCTGCCCTACGCCGAGTTCGTGCTGGGCCGCTTTCCGGGCGATAAGGCTACCTCGGAGCAAGGCCGCCATCTGGAGCGCTATGGCGGCACGCTGCCGGAGCAAATCAGAAGCGTAGAGCAGTTCATCGTGTCGCACATGGAGCGCGGCTTTTCGATCGAGGAAGGGCCGCAGCGACGGGAGCGCCCCCAGTTTCCACCCGTCGTCCTGCGCGAGATGCTGGTGAATGCCGGGGGGCATCGGGATTATGCGCTCACGGGTGCGGCGGTGCGGGTTTCGATGTTTCCCAATCGGATCGAGGTCGCGTCGCCGGGAGGACCGCCCGTTGCGGCGCCGCTCCAGGGCCTCATGCAATCATCGCATGCGCGGAATCCAACCCTTATGCGGCTGCTGTGGCAGGTGCGCTTCTGCGAAGCGTTTGGTCTTGGCCTGCGCACGATTCTGGAAACTATGGCGCGCGAAGATCTGCCTGAGCCGCGAATCGACGTCGCCGCCGCCAACTTTTTCATCAGCATTGAAGGCCATCAGCCAACGGGGCTGAGCATGGAGCTGGTCGAGCGACTGAGCGAGCCGCAGCTCGTGCTGCTCAAGCATCTCGTCAAGGCTGGGAGCCTCAATCCGCGACAGGCAAGCGCGCTGCTGCCGCATCGCTCGGAGCGATCGATCCGCAGCGACCTGAACGGGCTGGTGCAGATGGGCGTGATCCTGCGCTTAGGCGAAACGCGCGCCGTGACCTATCGCTTGACGAGCGATGTCCAACGACTCCCCCTGTAG
- a CDS encoding DnaA N-terminal domain-containing protein, with amino-acid sequence MSGSYDPRITAYFGDAVMRAGFMPTPHLFLRHYAQLGLGHAEAMFVLQLMEINWDLAAPPKTVNDIARRMGVHARSVRRYSETVAALGLITLYDQYDDSGAQIENGYDLSPLFERLAAFAPEPPLGGQARRRERRTSSGGDLVPQTASPYAAAGSGRRPPDGSVRGTPDRSVTGWDDLGVRGTPDGSITDRLIDPSGLKTEKRIPQEQESMMYHAAGQQVADTGAGDAPPGWSLRQGQPLSAAEVAQTDSILQRIGIDLPVRSRIRASLAPAEAWTLWTYARAKRWSVPLLINAVYDKAVRQARPAALPQHYDAVGASLARLDPDKAEQLLDLVAEQWPDASLPPLMELVGTPPAPDTVAALEAVWRMIADVRRLPGKPCPLSAAIRQTVAPPPQMMTWVSVLDRIAAQVAPREFTTWLQETTLIELDATSAFVGASNVFAREHIEAAYLDTIQQTLSEVLGRSVRVQIVIATPWDSASRSSMGIRSAR; translated from the coding sequence ATGAGCGGCTCGTACGATCCGCGCATCACCGCCTACTTCGGCGACGCGGTGATGCGTGCGGGCTTTATGCCAACGCCCCACCTCTTCCTGCGCCACTATGCCCAGCTTGGGCTTGGTCACGCTGAGGCGATGTTTGTGCTCCAGCTCATGGAGATCAACTGGGATCTGGCGGCACCGCCGAAGACGGTCAACGACATCGCCCGGCGGATGGGTGTTCATGCGCGCAGCGTGCGTCGCTATAGCGAAACCGTCGCTGCGCTGGGACTCATCACGCTCTACGACCAGTATGACGACTCTGGGGCGCAGATCGAAAACGGCTATGATCTCTCCCCGCTCTTCGAGCGGCTGGCCGCGTTTGCGCCGGAGCCACCGCTTGGCGGCCAGGCCCGGCGGCGCGAGCGGCGCACGTCGTCCGGCGGCGACCTCGTCCCGCAGACGGCGTCTCCATATGCCGCCGCTGGATCTGGCCGTCGCCCTCCTGACGGATCGGTCAGGGGCACCCCTGACCGATCTGTCACGGGGTGGGATGACCTGGGTGTCAGGGGCACCCCTGACGGATCGATCACGGACCGACTGATCGATCCGTCAGGGCTTAAAACGGAAAAAAGAATCCCACAAGAACAAGAAAGCATGATGTATCATGCAGCAGGTCAACAGGTCGCTGATACCGGCGCAGGCGATGCCCCACCCGGATGGTCGCTCCGGCAGGGTCAACCGCTGTCGGCGGCTGAGGTCGCGCAGACGGATAGCATTTTACAGCGCATCGGGATCGATCTTCCGGTTCGCTCACGCATCCGAGCCAGCCTGGCACCGGCGGAAGCGTGGACCCTCTGGACGTATGCGCGAGCAAAACGCTGGAGCGTCCCCCTGCTGATCAATGCCGTGTATGACAAAGCGGTGCGGCAGGCCCGTCCGGCTGCTCTTCCCCAGCACTACGACGCCGTCGGAGCATCGCTCGCGCGCCTCGATCCCGACAAAGCCGAGCAACTCCTGGATCTGGTTGCCGAACAGTGGCCGGATGCTTCGCTCCCGCCGCTCATGGAGCTCGTCGGGACACCCCCAGCCCCCGACACGGTGGCGGCGCTCGAAGCGGTCTGGCGGATGATCGCCGACGTGCGCAGGCTGCCAGGGAAGCCGTGTCCCCTATCGGCGGCGATCCGCCAGACCGTCGCGCCGCCACCACAGATGATGACGTGGGTCAGCGTGCTCGACCGGATCGCAGCCCAGGTCGCGCCGCGCGAGTTTACCACCTGGCTGCAAGAAACAACGCTGATCGAGCTTGATGCAACCTCGGCGTTTGTGGGAGCCAGCAACGTGTTCGCGCGCGAGCACATCGAAGCCGCGTATCTCGATACCATCCAGCAGACCTTGAGCGAGGTGCTCGGACGGTCGGTGCGTGTTCAGATTGTGATTGCCACACCGTGGGATAGCGCGTCGCGCTCCTCGATGGGGATACGGAGCGCGCGGTGA